Genomic DNA from Paenibacillus sp. MBLB1832:
CAATCATAGGTACGACGGCTTCCAAGCCGTCCCTCTTCCTTTCCAAGAGCAATTCTGCTGCTTTACTCGAAATGAACGGCATATCGCATCCGACTATCCACACCGAACTGTGCTTCGCCAATGACAATGCGGCGTGCATGCCCCCAAGCGGCCCGTGTCCTTCATAGAAGTCCGTAATAATGCGCACCGAACGATGAACGATATGTAAATAGGGCTTGGGATCAGGGGTCACAACAATCAGTTCCTCACAGATCCCCTGCATCCGATCCAATTGTCTTGCAATCATTGGTTTTCCGCCAAAAGGAAGGAGTGCCATCCGTTCTCCATGCATTCTACGATTCGTTCCACCTGCCAAAATAACGCCCGAAAGCATCGTCATCACGTCTCCTTTTCTCATTCGTATACCTTCACTTTAGACACATTCACAGGCCGTGTAAGTGAAGAATGTCACACTCCCGAAAGTTGGCATAGTAACATGGCATAGCAAAACACATTCATTAATGGGGAATATTAAAATATTTCCATATATTTTCAACATACGCTCCACATACATTTACGTTATAGTAGGAGTTGAACTAAGCTATGGGAGGTACATCTTACAGCATGCAAACATTCATTAACATACTTAACCATGAACTCGTCGTCGCGCTTGGCTGCACAGAGCCCGTTGCCATTGCCCTTGCTGCGGCGAAGGCCAGAATCTATGTGAAAGGATCTGTGGAGAAAATAACCGTTTACGCAAGCGCAGGTATTATCAAAAATGCACTTGCCGTAGGGATTCCGGGTACGAAACGGACAGGGATTGATTTCGTTGCGGCGCTGGGCGCCATCGCTGGTAACGCGGACAAACAATTAGAAGTGCTTGCCGATATTCAAGCTGAAGATATAACGGCTGCGCAGAATCTGGTTGAGCGAGGCATGTCCGTTGTCCATCTAGCAGATACCCCTAAGAAGCTATATATCGAGGTACTGCTCGAATCAGACCACGGATATGCGCGGGTTGTTATTACGGACAATCATACGAATATTACAAGTGTCGAGGTTGATGGAAACATTGTTGAATCGGGTGGTTGCGCAAACGCGAGCTTGAAGAGCTCCAAAGAAGAACGTGACGAGTTGACCTTAGACGGCATCGTGGACTTTGTGAATAGCGTTGATCTGACTGAGCTCCAATTAGTGAAACAAAGCATCGCATTGAACCGTCAAGCAGGCCTAGAAGGTTTATCACAAGCATACGGTCTTGAAGTAGGAAAAACGATTAAAGAGAATGTCCAAAAGGGGATTTTGTCTGACGATTTAATCTCTCATGCCATGGCTCTGGCAGCAGCTGGGTCAGATGCTCGTATGGCGGGATCCAGTATGCCTGTCATGGCCAATTCCGGCAGCGGTAACCAAGGGATTGCAGCGACTAACCCTGTCATCGCGGCTGCTGAGAAGCTTGGTAGCTCGGAGGAGCAACTTCTACGTGCTGTTGCGCTGAGCCACTTAGTGACCATTTATATTAAATCTAAATTTGGCAGATTGTCCGCCCTTTGCGGGGTTACTGTTGCGGGTACAGGTGCAAGCTGTGGCATTACGTATTTGCTTGGCGGCGGGAAATCGGAGATTAAGGCAGCGATCCAAAACATGCTCGGCAATGTAACTGGGATGATGTGCGATGGAGCCAAAGGCGGGTGTGCCATGAAGGTCGCGACCTGCACTAGTGCAGCCGTACAATCCGCGCTTCTCGCATCCAAAGGAATGACAATTTCTTCAACGAATGGGTTTATCGAGAATAATGCGGAGAAGACGATCGACAACTTCTGTCGGATCGGAAATGAAGCAACGTCTGAAATTGACAAGCTCATCCTTGAAATGATGCTCAGTAAAGATAAGTAGCAGGACCCCCTTTTACACAAAAAACACCTGTCTTTCTCCTCAAACATGAGCAGAAAGATCAGGTGTTATTCAGCATTTTTCATAGGATTTAGCAGCCTCACTTATTTCAACTTAGGTTTTAGATGCAGCCGGTCCACGAGCTTATCGAACCCTTTGTGCAGGTAAGGCAGGATGATATGGTCAACACCGAATTTCCCCGC
This window encodes:
- the mobA gene encoding molybdenum cofactor guanylyltransferase, with the translated sequence MRKGDVMTMLSGVILAGGTNRRMHGERMALLPFGGKPMIARQLDRMQGICEELIVVTPDPKPYLHIVHRSVRIITDFYEGHGPLGGMHAALSLAKHSSVWIVGCDMPFISSKAAELLLERKRDGLEAVVPMIAGEIYPLHGIYDRVCAPHIVPLLHQGETQLSSLLKHVFWSELGDQFLYENGVDLNFVSRIKTVEDYEAMKRFEALQS
- a CDS encoding L-cysteine desulfidase family protein, giving the protein MQTFINILNHELVVALGCTEPVAIALAAAKARIYVKGSVEKITVYASAGIIKNALAVGIPGTKRTGIDFVAALGAIAGNADKQLEVLADIQAEDITAAQNLVERGMSVVHLADTPKKLYIEVLLESDHGYARVVITDNHTNITSVEVDGNIVESGGCANASLKSSKEERDELTLDGIVDFVNSVDLTELQLVKQSIALNRQAGLEGLSQAYGLEVGKTIKENVQKGILSDDLISHAMALAAAGSDARMAGSSMPVMANSGSGNQGIAATNPVIAAAEKLGSSEEQLLRAVALSHLVTIYIKSKFGRLSALCGVTVAGTGASCGITYLLGGGKSEIKAAIQNMLGNVTGMMCDGAKGGCAMKVATCTSAAVQSALLASKGMTISSTNGFIENNAEKTIDNFCRIGNEATSEIDKLILEMMLSKDK